The Pagrus major chromosome 17, Pma_NU_1.0 genome includes a region encoding these proteins:
- the phc1 gene encoding polyhomeotic-like protein 1 → MDAGEDQNTGTTNGNPQTGSNSRAPQIAHMSLYERQAVQALQALQRQPNAAQYFQQLMLQQQINSAQLHNLAAVQQATLAASRQSNTPSNSMSQATTTVNLSTTSAGGTMTNPRPHGPATSATTTALNQSVLLGGNSAGQGQMYLRVNRSLRAPLASQLIFMPGGTATATVATVAQTQPQQQQQQQQQQQQQQQQQQQQQQQHEVAPTTASAQSDNDQVQNLALHCAPRAVAVKSELPERKDVAGFPLGQQQQQQQNFAQRTQQQQVQPQQQQQMAKPNFTQQSTTNTMTVKTGNQAAMTVTPAASVAPSSTSSPALPLSQLLLSSSAAPVILVPTTNVPTTTQGYSIGSVTQKANVNTQTLVVQPLQQASTTADKGPVPIQPKTAQGHRLPVQLPPRHPPPILPAPPGNSQGTPHIPVQLVGARQGLAGNAQAVALAQVRSSTGQETTGNVNAVSSNSAMIKPAIGSLKRKSDCDAPNEMATECSDSAPMKDSAPPLSPAPTKDSAPSVAAAFPSPPTLSLPLPLSRVGLGDNRAPVPQAVVKPQVLTHLIEGFVIQEGAEPFPVAGLLKDRDFALVGRSENGPPLLKCEYCGSLAPASQFRGSKRFCSNTCAKRYNVSCSQHFKTSRGRSGAGPAPPPAPTESAARRRGPSRRSSSNNSCNKLSSRHLPVKCHSESSRSEDVSSDGEGEEDDSPSLSPSSSHSCSRAEHSAPPSDSSAPGSLPLEGANFLSATPAQWSVEEVCRFISSLQGCEELAAQFLSQEIDGQALLLLREDHLISTMNIKLGPALKICASINSLRE, encoded by the exons ATGGACGCAGGTGAAGACCAAAACACAGGCACCACCAATGGAAATCCTCAAACAGGCAGCAACTCTCGTGCACCCCAGATAGCCCACATGTCTCTATATGAAAGGCAGGCTGTACAG GCTCTTCAAGCACTGCAAAGACAGCCGAATGCTGCTCAGTACTTCCAGCAGCtcatgctgcagcagcagatcaaTAGTGCCCAACTCCACAACTTGGCTGCTGTGCAACAG GCCACACTTGCAGCTAGTCGTCAGTCCAATACTCCAAGCAACAGCATGTCCCAGGCGACCACCACA GTCAACCTAAGCACTACATCTGCGGGAGGTACCATGACTAATCCCCGTCCCCATGGCCCGGCCACGTCTGCAACTACAACGGCTCTCAACCAGTCAGTGTTGCTGGGTGGAAACTCTGCAGGACAGGGACAGATGTATCTTCGG gtcaatCGCTCTCTCAGGGCTCCCCTTGCCTCTCAGCTCATCTTCATGCCTGGTGGTACAGCAACAGCTACTGTAGCAACAGTTGCCCAAACAcagccccagcagcagcagcagcagcaacaacagcagcagcagcagcaacaacaacaacagcagcagcagcaacagcatgAAGTTGCTCCTACAACTGCGAGTGCCCAGTCCGACAATGATCAG GTGCAAAATCTGGCCCTGCACTGTGCTCCCAGAGCAGTTGCTGTCAAGTCTGAGCTTCCAGAGAGGAAAGATGTTGCTGGCTTTCCTCTGggtcaacagcagcagcagcagcagaatttTGCCCAGAGAACTCAGCAGCAGCAAGTGcaaccacaacagcaacaacaaatgGCCAAACCCAACTTTACTCAGCAGTCCACCACCAACACTATGACTGTAAAGACTGGAAACCAGGCTGCCATGACTGTTACTCCCGCTGCTTCTGTAgctccttcctccacctcctctccagcactccctctctcccaactcctcctttcctcctctgctgccccTGTGATCCTGGTACCCACCACTAATGTTCCTACCACCACCCAGGGCTACTCCATCGGCTCAGTGACCCAAAAAGCCAACGTTAACACACAGACTCTGGTGGTGCAGCCCCTGCAGCAGGCCAGCACTACTGCAGACAAAGGTCCGGTGCCAATCCAGCCCAAAACAGCTCAGGGACACCGCTTACCTGTGCAGCTGCCCCCTCGACACCCACCTCCTATTCTCCCAGCACCACCTGGCAACAGCCAGGGCACTCCCCACATCCCTGTGCAGCTTGTGGGAGCCAGGCAGGGCTTAGCAGGAAATGCACAGGCTGTGGCCCTGGCACAAGTACGAAGCAGCACAGGCCAGGAAACCACCGGGAATGTTAATGCAGTCTCCAGCAACAGTGCTATG ATAAAGCCTGCCATTGGTTCTCTGAAGAGAAAATCTGACTGTGATGCACCAAATGAGATGGCAACAGAATGCTCAGACTCTGCACCCATGAAAGATTCTGCTCCTCCCTTATCCCCTGCCCCTACAAAGGACTCGG CTCCTTCTGTAGCAGCTGCCTTCCCGTCTCCTCCCACCCTGTCTTTGCCTCTGCCCTTGTCAAGAGTCGGGCTTGGAGACAACAGAGCGCCTGTTCCCCAGGCAGTGGTCAAACCTCAAGTCCTCACCCATCTCATAGAGGGCTTTGTGATCCAGGAGGGAGCTGAGCCTTTCCCT GTTGCTGGACTCCTCAAAGACAGAGATTTTGCCTTGGTTGGACGCTCAGAGAATGGACCTCCAT TGTTAAAGTGTGAGTACTGTGGAAGCCTCGCACCAGCCAGCCAGTTCAGAGGATCAAAGAGGTTCTGTTCAAATACCTGTGCTAAGAG GTATAACGTGAGCTGCAGCCAACACTTTAAgaccagcagagggaggagcGGTGCAGGCCCGGCACCACCTCCAGCACCCACCGAGAGCGCTGCGAGGCGGAGGGGCCCCTCTCGCAGGAGCAGTTCTAATAACAGCTGTAACAAACTATCAAGCAGGCATCTACCTGTCAAG TGTCACTCTGAGTCCAGTCGTTCAGAGGATGTGTCCAGcgatggagaaggagaggaggacgaTTCTCCTTCACTGTCCCCGAGCTCCTCACACTCCTGCTCAAGAGCTGAGCACAGCGCTCCTCCGTCTGACAGCTCAGCTCCTGGTAGCCTCCCGCTAGAGGGAGCTAACTTTCTCTCAGCAACTCCTGCTCAGTGGAGCGTAGAGGAAGTCTGCAGGTTCATCTCTTCACTTCAAG GTTGTGAAGAGTTGGCTGCCCAGTTCCTGTCACAGGAAATAGACGGGCaggctctgctgctcctccgAGAGGACCATCTCATCTCCACCATGAATATCAAGCTGGGTCCCGCTCTCAAGATCTGTGCCTCCATCAACAGCCTGCGTGAGTGA
- the styk1b gene encoding tyrosine-protein kinase STYK1b produces the protein MSSVSEADFRCKHGDTICEIRVYEQEVIIVPTLLLASFLVTLVFVLLLRFCPEKVDRIRPQALKSTNRRVLHGIDAPPGINVLEHESIALDVPSSYSTFHPPNTYASRNLSMSVVTPSIPSSPPQQPFKPSFTPIVQPRELPRQRLPESFNLVTPMPGAFSLRSDSAVSLYRARMENRNVVLRVLNDSADATERHSFLGFASFLAQLGPHPFLPELLGVVSLRAPLVTVVEELENRDLLSCLWRCRQDNVDPPCEVTERRIFTMANHVASALEFLHSKDLLHGNIRARSVLVTKDFTAKLWGLHGVYTRKNQGASQKDDPSMKKWQAPELLARRPAGQSSDIWSFGILLYEMATLGEAPFAEIPVTELLQFHQRGKSLKKPSNCSNTLYTIIKGCCQWKDQDRPSLAEVSRKLSSGEKSASDKVLKASGTVNIEQYLQEAGYGETNSYTVF, from the exons ATGTCTTCAGTATCAGAAGCAGACTTCCGCTGCAAGCATGGAGATACAATCTGTG AGATCCGTGTGTACGAGCAGGAGGTGATCATCGTGCCCACCCTGCTGCTGGCCAGCTTCCTGGTCACCCTGGTCTTCGTTCTCCTGCTGCGCTTTTGTCCAGAAAAAGTCGATCGAATCCGTCCACAGGCCTTAAAGTCGACCAACAGGAGAGTGCTGCATGGCATTGATG CTCCACCAGGTATCAATGTCCTGGAGCATGAAAGCATCGCTCTGGACGTGCCCAGTTCCTACTCCACCTTCCACCCCCCGAACACTTATGCCTCCAGAAACCTCTCCATGTCTGTGGTCACACCCTCTATCCCGTCCAGCCCCCCGCAGCAGCCCTTCAAGCCCAGTTTCACTCCCATTGTCCAGCCAAGAGAGTTGCCCCGCCAGAGGCTGCCCGAGTCCTTCAACCTGGTCACCCCTATGCCCGGTGCCTTCTCCCTGCGCTCCGACTCCGCCGTGTCCCTTTACAGGGCCCGTATGGAGAACAGGAACGTGGTGCTGCGAGTCCTGAATG ACTCTGCTGAtgccacagagagacacagctTCCTGGGCTTCGCATCCTTCCTGGCACAGCTCGGACCACATCCCTTCCTGCCAGAGCTTCTTGGTGTTGTGTCACTTCGAGCTCCTCTGGTCACAGTCGTTGAAGAGCTGGAGAACAGAGACCTGCTCAGCTGCCTGTGGCGATGCAGACAG GACAATGTTGATCCTCCATGTGAGGTGACTGAGAGAAGAATATTTACCATGGCCAACCATGTGGCCTCAGCACTG GAGTTCCTTCACAGCAAAGACCTCCTCCATGGAAACATTCGTGCCCGCAGCGTCCTGGTCACCAAGGACTTCACGGCCAAGCTTTGGGGCCTGCATGGGGTTTACACAAGGAAGAACCAGGGAGCCTCTCAGAAAGATGATCCCAGCATGAAGAAATGGCAGGCACCAGAGCTGTTAGCCAGGAGACCTGCTGGTCAGAGCAGCGACAT CTGGTCATTTGGCATCTTACTGTATGAAATGGCAACATTGG GCGAAGCTCCATTTGCAGAAATTCCAGTTACTGAGCTTCTTCAGTTTCATCAACGAgggaaaagtctgaaaaaaccTTCCAACTGCTCCAACACACT aTACACCATCATTAAGGGTTGCTGCCAGTGGAAGGATCAAGATCGACCCTCTCTGGCCGAGGTGAGCCGCAAGCTCAGCTCAGGAGAAAAAAGTGCCTCTGATAAAGTCCTGAAGGCATCGGGGACGGTTAACATTGAGCAGTACCTGCAGGAAGCAGGGTACGGAGAAACCAACAGCTACACTGTTTTCTGA
- the gstk1 gene encoding glutathione S-transferase kappa 1 has product MTSKKVVQLFYDVVSPYSWLGFEVMCRYRHVWNIELKLRPAFLGGIMQGSGNKPPGVVPNKFMYMTKDLHRLAGYFNVPLQHPADPFEAMFKKGSLSAMRFVTAVQEREKGGDKQVEQVSRELWRRIWSEDKDITEPASLAEAAMKAGLSDSEIKEALALSTSKGIKDKLKSSTQDALDYGSFGFPMMVCHVNGKPEMFFGSDRFELMAHCIGEKWLGPQPHTSAAKL; this is encoded by the exons ATGACATCCAAGAAGGTGGTCCAGTTGTTCTACGACGTGGTTTCTCCCTACTCCTGGCTCGGCTTTGAG GTGATGTGCCGCTACAGACACGTGTGGAACATAGAGCTCAAACTGCGACCTGCTTTCCTGGGTGGCATTATGCAAGGATCAG GCAACAAGCCTCCCGGCGTGGTTCCAAACAAATTCATGTACATGACGAAGGATCTGCACCGCTTAGCGGGGTATTTTAATGTTCCCTTGCAGCATCCAGCTGACCCTTTTGAGGCCATGTTCAAAAAAG GCTCCTTGTCTGCAATGCGATTTGTGACAGCAGTgcaagagagggagaagggtGGAGACAAACAGGTCGAGCAGGTGTCCCGGGAGCTGTGGAGAAGGATCTGGAGTGAGGACAAAGATATCACTGAGCCTGCATCGTTGGCCGAG GCGGCGATGAAAGCAGGATTGTCTGACAGCGAGATTAAAGAAGCGCTGGCACTGTCCACCTCCAAGGGGatcaaagacaaactgaaaaGCTCAACACAGGATGCGCTTGATTATGGG TCGTTTGGCTTTCCCATGATGGTTTGTCATGTAAATGGAAAGCCAGAGATGTTTTTTGGATCTGACAGATTTGAGCTCATGGCCCACTGCATTG GAGAGAAGTGGCTGGGACCTCAGCCTCACACATCAGCCGCCAAACTGTGA
- the rap1gapl gene encoding rap1 GTPase-activating protein 1: MEREKRNDMSFSRKRSFTFGAYGGVDRFTCGDETRPECPEDNILDNLDSPASESMPFVSASSNQRDTELFEIIEKLQGSRIDEQRCEFPPPLKSQLLTMGGDLLLILPSKLGGYWIDPPLERLVDVSPTASHYGLNPDSYDIMERDREAKIYQEFFSSRYHHSFTAVDPSLGPLVLSVCLEDEENKLRVILRMKECSLHGVFSVSLFPNIPSAVELAKMLCDRVTVSKFEVVSYLKAPELITAFDEHRVSPNFKFGILSQKDGQFTEEDILSNNDESDEFKEFLSILGETVQLRGFTGFRGGLDVCYGQTGSEAVFTSFQGREIMFHVATKLPFTDGDPQQLQRKRHIGNDIVALIYQEGQTPFLSDVIKSHFLHCFLVVRRIQRAEDSGEPAYQVSVTAREDVPPFGPVLPDPPIFTERSLLREFLLTKLINAEISCYKAQQFSRLELRTRSSLLESLQAELSTRSQCMMGDRSLSALPSSEGVRGASEGSGGFIENFKRAIRVRSHSFETLGVPRKVGSSAAQKPKPEKDGESDKSPGPLPALSDSLGPAEVKDQASPQEET, from the exons atggagagagaaaagaggaatgACATGTCGTTCTCCAGAAAGAGAAGTTTCACTTTCGGGGCATATGGAGG tgtggacAGATTCACGTGTGGGGATGAGACAAG ACCTGAATGTCCAGAGGACAACATACTGGACAATCTGGACTCCCCTGCCAGTGAGAGCATGCCTTTCGTCTCTGCCAGCAGCAACCAGAGG GACACAGAGCTGTTTGAAATCATAGAAAAGCTGCAG GGCAGCCGGATCGATGAGCAGCGGTGTGAattccctcctcctctgaag TCTCAGCTTTTAACGATGGGTGGAGATCTGCTGCTCATCCTCCCCTCTAAGTTGGGTGGCTACTGGATAGACCCCCCTCTGGAGAGGCTTGTAGACGTGAGTCCCACCGCTTCCCACTATGGACTCAATCCAGACAGCTACGACATCATGGAACGAGACAGAGAGGCCAAAATCTACCAAGAGTTCTTCAGCTCAAGA TACCACCACTCATTCACAGCAGTAGATCCATCTCTGGGGCCGCTggttctctctgtgtgtttggaggatgaggagaacaAGCTGCGGGTGATACTAAG GATGAAGGAGTGCTCTCTGCATggagttttctctgtctctcttttccccaACATCCCATCTGCTGTTGAACTGGCAAAG ATGCTCTGTGACAGAGTGACTGTCTCAAAGTTTGAAGTGGTCAGCTACCTCAAG GCTCCAGAACTCATAACGGCATTTGATGAACACAGAGTGTCTCCTAATTTCAAGTttggcattttaagccaaaaggACGGGCAG TTCACTGAAGAGGACATACTCAGTAACAACGACGAAAGTGACGAGTTTAAAGAGTTCCTTTCCATTTTGGGAGAGACAGTTCAACTGCGAGGCTTCACCGG GTTCAGAGGAGGACTGGATGTGTGCTATggtcaaacaggaagtgaggcaGTCTTTACGTCCTTTCAAGGAAGAGAAATCATGTTCCATGTCGCAACTAAACTGCCTTTCACAGACGGTGACCCACAGCAG ttgcaaagaaaaagacacattgGTAATGATATTGTAGCTTTAATATACCAGGAGGGCCAAACCCCTTTTCTGTCAGATGTTATCAAGTCTCACTTCCTGCACTGTTTCCTGGTGGTCCGGAGGATTCAGAGGGCAGAGGACTCAGGTGAACCTGCGTACCAG GTGTCTGTCACAGCCAGAGAGGATGTTCCTCCCTTTGGTCCGGTCCTCCCAGATCCTCCCATCTTCACAGAG CGTTCCCTGCTGAGAGAATTCCTTCTCACCAAACTCATCAATGCAGAGATCTCCTGCTATAAAGCTCAACAGTTCAGCAGACTTGAG CTCCGGACTCGTTCATCGCTCCTGGAAAGCTTGCAGGCTGAACTCTCCACCCGTTCCCAGTGCATGATGGGGGATCGATCGCTGTCTGCTCTCCCATCTTCTGAGGGTGTAAGGGGGGCATCTGAGGGGAGTGGAGGGTTCATTGAAAACTTTAAG AGAGCCATAAGAGTGCGGAGCCACTCTTTTGAGACTCTTGGGGTACCGAGGAAGGTTGGTAGCAGTGCAGCACAGAAGCCGAAG ccagagaaagatggagagag TGACAAATCTCCTGGACCTCTGCCTGCTCTCTCTGACAGTTTGGGACCAGCTGAAGTCAAAGATCAAGCCAGTCCTCAAGAGGAGACGTAG